The Microbacterium sp. LWH7-1.2 genome window below encodes:
- the rplJ gene encoding 50S ribosomal protein L10 has protein sequence MAQKEASVAELTKNFEDSTAVLLTEYRGLTVAQLKELRNSIRQDAEYAVVKNTLTKIAANNAGITSLDDDLKGPSAIAFVHGDPVSVAKGLRAFAKAHPLLVIKGGFFDGNPLSADEVNKLADLESREVLLAKLAGAMKASMTKAAYVFNALPSKAVRTVDALREKQESAA, from the coding sequence ATGGCGCAGAAGGAAGCATCGGTCGCCGAGCTCACGAAGAACTTCGAGGACTCGACCGCCGTTCTGCTGACCGAGTACCGCGGTCTGACGGTTGCCCAGCTCAAGGAGCTGCGCAACAGCATCCGTCAGGACGCGGAATACGCCGTGGTGAAGAACACGCTGACCAAGATCGCCGCGAACAACGCGGGGATCACGTCGCTGGACGACGACCTCAAGGGTCCGTCGGCCATCGCATTCGTGCACGGTGACCCGGTCTCCGTCGCGAAGGGTCTCCGTGCCTTCGCCAAGGCACACCCTCTTCTCGTGATCAAGGGCGGTTTCTTCGACGGAAACCCCCTGAGCGCTGACGAGGTCAACAAGCTCGCCGACCTCGAGAGCCGTGAAGTCCTGCTGGCGAAGCTCGCCGGTGCGATGAAGGCCTCGATGACCAAGGCGGCATACGTCTTCAATGCGCTTCCGTCGAAGGCCGTCCGCACGGTCGACGCGCTGCGCGAGAAGCAGGAGTCCGCGGCCTGA